The genomic stretch gacAACAGTAGTCACATTTTGCAAGCtttcattattcagcaggttttatttgataTTATCAAGCAaagtgagttaattctatagggggatgaaaaacttttgcccatagctgtagaTTATCCCTCACCATAGCACTAAGCTTCAACCACCCCTGAGAATGGCCTGCTCAGGGTCTGTCATCTACAGTGTTGGAGCCTTAATAACTGTTCAATTCAACAGAAACTTCAGCATAGGTGGCTGATACAAGGTCAGTGTTGGACAGGAGAGCAAAGGTCATATCAAACCCAGTTTGTACCGGCTGCTCTTTTTTCATCAGCAAACATTTATCTTGCATTGTCATTATTCCAGTGATTAAGACTGATAGCTCTTGTGGCAGGCTGTTCAAGTCATCAAAAATTCCACTTTGTTCTGTAGCAGGTATGGGTTTCATTCAGGCCTCAGCAAATGCCCTAAACCATGGCTCTCAAGGCAGTCTCAAAAGGCAGGCTCTTTTGAGTGAATCATTTTACAAGCTAACAATTTGAAGCACTGTAAAGATCGATCTTTTTGTAAGGGGATTAATCTATTGAAGCAGCTTCTCATGTTAGATTTAAGTACAAGAGATAGTAGTAGGCTTGGCAGAATCAGTGAATCATCCCATCATGAATGATGTAAGTCAAGGTAACACTAGCTGTGTTCTGTCAGCGTGGAGAAGTTTATTGTGCAGAGCATTTGATTCTGAACTGTGAATACTGCTGCCTGCAGCTAAGTAGAAAAGGCAAATGGTAGTCGTAGGTGGCAACCTCTTTGATATTTATTCCTCAGTTATTTAAtttgattgtatttgtttttagaattTATATGACTTTATATTTCTTAATTGAAAAattgtacagtgtacagtatctctactgaaatgtatttcaaacaagTGTGTCAGTAGCATACATTCCCAGCCACTGCTATGGATCGAACTCAAGATgtcattattataatatatatttttcttttgtgctaAAATGGTGTCTGATATTCTATTAAAAATCTTGCAAGCCCTGGAATAGAGCGACGTTATGAACtaacttcatttattttaattatctctaGCAGCTTGCATTGTGTGGAGGGAATTCTTTAATACCTCTGTATCATGAGTGCTGTTATACAGCCTTACTACTGTTCATATTTTCTTAGTCTACTTTGAGAATTGGACAATTACTGTGTACAGTGTAGATTTGTAGAAGGCAGTTTGATGTGAATTGGAATTTGTGTGATGAATCAGAATGAATATAATAGCGtaatatatataccatattatGAGATACTAAAATTTAGCCATTTTATAAATGGTGAATCATACGCACATCCCACACTTTATACAGTCCAATAGGAATCTTTAAACACTGACTTGCAATATTTTCCCTGACGAAAATGTCAGTCAATTGTTTTTCTCTAAAATGACTGCGGTGTGCAAGCCATTCTTTATGAATGGAATGATAATAGATTACCAGAGCTCTCTAGTTTAGCATGAAACAGCTATCACAGACTGTCACATCTGTTTGACAAAGATTAGGTAAGAAACTACATCTGCCTGACAGTGAAAGGAAGGTTCTATTACATCAACCAAATTAAGTTTTAATTAGATTTTCCTAAATGACCAAAACTGTCAATCTACAAAATTGTAAATGGCAACATATTGATTggctttttgtaattattatttggtTTATATCACCCCATAATGTGTTTAACATTAAATGGAGACTTTATGGTTTACAAGTTATGAATTGAGaattatgttttactgttttaattatgaAGTTCACAAATCACATCCATTGTCCAAAACTATACCGTCTGTTGAGGATAAAGCAAGCTGATTTCAATTGACTTTCTTTTTACATTGAGCTACTacacatatttttgaaaataatgcatttcatcaGTTCTCAAATGATCTAGGAACCAATGCTTTTCACTTCTTAACTTTCAAGAGGCTAGTTTTGGTCACCATGGCAATTATCTTTGTGTCAAGCTACAAGAAATATCTACCCAAGGGATATGCTGCCAGTCTCCTCACAAAAGTAATGTCTAGACTGAATGAAACCTGGCTATTTTGTTTGTTCCAACTAAATTTGCACTTCTAAGGTATTGTATCAGAGATGCAAAAGTCATACTTTCAATGATATTCCATACTTACTGATACATGGTTAAAgcattttttgttcatttaattttgcAGTGAAAGAGAACTTGTCCACCTTTTTTTAGTGGTAAAATTACTTTATAAAGGCTTCTCCATTATGAATTGCCCCATTATGCATTCATAATACATGATTGTGTGATTAAATACTAATATGAGCATGTAATGAATTTTAAACACTGTAAATTAGTGTCAAAGCAATGCAAAAAACTTAATTAGTATAGAAGTTACCTGCAAATCTAGTTTGAAAACTATGTTCATGTATGGTTCAATTTCATGTACAGCACGATTACAATTAAGACAGAAATCTGTCCAGTTCATTTGCAAGGTTTCTAGCAAGAACTACATATGTTCCTACAAATCATGCTCTGAGATATGCCTTAGGATAGAAACTGCATCTAATTACCAATAAAACATCAGCTCAGCTTATTGCCATGAATTATTAAGGTTTGTATCTGAAGTGGATTTGATATCAATACTGAACAAAAAAGGCTAcaaagaatgacatttttaaacgTAATTGATGAAGGCTTCTTGGCTTTATTAATCATATTGTTAAGTGGGGAAATGTACTGAGTAAGCAGCAGTACTGTCACTTTTATTGACCTAATTGTGTTGCAGGGGAAATTTATAAGCCATCAACGATTCAAATTCCTTCAGTCTTGAGACATGCAATTGAATTAATTAAGATAATATAATTCAAAAGagaattatttacaatatttatgtCTATTGTATGGGtgcttttttaaacttaaattgtgtatattgtgtgtaaaaaaaaaaatagaatgtctacttttttatattacttcaaaaaaatgacattacttCAGTGTATGTTTGCAGTGTACATTGACTTATAGAGGCTGTTTTATATAAAGAATACTTAGAGACAGTATTAACCAGGTTCTGTAGATGCAACTCTTTTAGTTTGTTAAATTTCTCCTTTCAATAATATACTTTTTGCCATAGATGGAAAATATTATAGTTGCTAGAAGTGACAAACATGTTAAGAAAAGCAGTCAATTacaaactgattttttatttttttttaggttacaTATGACAAAACCCAGCTACCAACAACAGAGCTTATAGAATGGAGGGAAACAGACAATGAGGAGACATTGGCTAACAGTGTTGCCAATTCACCAGTTGTAAATCCACTGCGACTTTTTGCAAGCGGGTCTCAAGTTCtcaaacagaatataaaagacaTAACGCACTTAGAAAATGTTGAAGATTTTTGGGACTGGCTAGCCAACAGAACAGACGTTCACGAAAACCATGTACGAACTAAACGCAGACCTATAGTGAAAACTGGAAAGTTTAAGAAGATGTTTGGATGGGGTGACTTTCATTCTAACATCAAGACAGTTAAATTAAACCTTCTCATAACTGGGAAAATTGTTGATCATGGAAATGGAACCTTCAGCGTTTATTTTCGTCATAATTCGACAGGCCTTGGAAATGTGTCTGTGAGCCTGGTACCACCCTCTAAAGTTGTAGAGTTTGAAATCTCCCAGCAGTCAACACTGGAAACCAAGGACTCCAAGGCTTTCAACTGTCGAACCGAGTATGAGAAAACAGACAGGGCCAAAAAGACAGCCCTGTGCAGCTTTGATCCTTCCAAGGTTTGCTACCAAGAGCAAACCCAAAGCCACGTTTCCTGGTTGTGTTCAAAGCCATTTAAGGTCATATGCATCTATATTGCATTTTACAGCGTAGATTACAAACTTGTCCAAAAGGTTTGCCCTGATTACAATTATCACAGTGACACTCCCTATTTTTCCTCAGGGTGATAAAATGTTCTTGCATGTTCATTGACCTCCTAGATTTCTCATGCAATTTGGGTATAATAGGATCAAACTTAGCTTCATGGATTAGCACCAATaatattcatttttgttatttacttGATGTAGGCTTACTCAGAGAGGTTTGAGAAAAGAAACAATGTGACCACCTCTGCCAAAGGATTCTGGACACGAGAAGTTAAAATGGACTTACGTTTGTATGGATTTACTTATTGTGTTTTAGTGAGGTACTTAAAATGATGAAggaagcttttaaaaatgtattaggaAACTGCCTGTAATCTGGTAAAACTGGCAAGTCATATTGGTACAGTAGATTTATGTGGTCATTAGAGAATAAAGAACTGCTGTTAACAATCAGCTGTCAGATGTAAATCCTGTGCACCCTTTCAGATATGTATCCATGATGGATGAAATGTTTAATACTGTAGCTAGCTTCATGCCAAGTATTACTCAATTAAAACACCTATGTATTACTGCAAAAATAATGTACAAATTATCAAATTGCctctttttaatgtattaccCTGGCTTGAACTGCTCTGTAAGAACTTATCCTAGTTATCAAATTTTCCAAAATCAATACTTTGTTGCAAGGAAAGATATGTCAAGAGAAAGCCTATGGCAAAGCTTGTTTATTTCGTTAAGTCTAATATTTTGACAGTATTGCAAACAGATACATGGGCTTGTCATTCGTAAGTTTTGCAATTAACGTAATTATCAGGGTTATTTGGCAGTGAAGATGAGAATGATAATTTGTCTgggattttgtgtttgtttgttttatcattaatAGTTTTTCAGAGCCAATTGGTGCAGAAAAGTCTTTGCTGCCaggaaaaccaaaacaaacacaaaacatgaacCTTTTCCTCTCCTTAACTGTCAGTTTCACACCATACCTGTAACTTAATCCTAATCTTAAAGTCACTATCAGATTATAAAATAGCTCTTCAATCCTCTGGGGGGATGATTAGAATATAcatgcaaatacagtaaatataatatactgtaatctCATATATTGATTGTGatccaataatgtcacatttcttTTTACCTCATAATCTTTTATGCAATTTTGTCTTAACTTTTGGTATCCTGAGATATCAGAAAATTGTGTTGGTGACCATTTTTCTACAACAGCAATAGGCATTAGATTTATGATGATGTACATTCATTTCAGTTGTTTATaaccagtaaaaataaatataacaaattattattatagctgagatgtataaaataatattttgaatgtTAACGTTGAATTTTTAGTATTGCATAAAACTGCTTTCGTGTTTCTTTATAGATTGTGTCAATGTTCCTTCTGATTAGAAGAATCACAATGACCCTTTTATGCTGtgattaacatatttatttccggctaaaataaatttgtgtttgttaaacctgaTTGTGTCTGATGGTTGGTTTTCCAGAATTCATGCGCCCTATTGTAATGTAATGTGTTCTTAATAGTTATGccttttttatgttactgtaaatGGCAATTTTAAAACTGTTGTACATCCTCATAAAGCATAGTCAATGGTATGAAAAGACCATTGTTATTGTCTCTGAAAGTCTTCACTAACAAAATGACTAAGAGCCACAGGCTGGCAGTACTTTGCCCAATGGTTCAAATCTTcatgcagatattttttttactgaaaaactaAAAGGGTAAACTTTGCTAAGTAATGCCACCAAGTATTAAACTGTGACGAACACTGTCACTAAAAGGGAAATTGCCTGAACTGTCTGTGAATATATAATGAAACACTATACTTTGCTCTATGAATAATATGTGTGATAAATTAAGCCCTGGAAAAGGAAACTAGATCCTTTGAAGttgtattaaattatttctttaaaagATAAGGCTCAAgcctgtataattttttttttttttttttttgttaatatttcatgTAATATATGCAAATGAAAACACTCATGGTTCATAATGCATGGTGAAAATATAATCTTCTGTTCCTTTTAGAGTTTGTGTATAAAAATTCATTGTGTAAAAAAGAGtgatgtgtaaaatgtttttagagATCAGGAAAGCAACACAGTATGTATATTACAATTAACTTGCCAAATCACAggcacaaaaacacaagacaatgtAATATTATATCATGTAAATAAATGAACCCTGTTATTGTTAAGcatgtttgttttctctttttaatacaCTTAAAGGTGAAATAAACATTGGTGTAAAAAGTTTGAGTTTACTAGAGCATATTTGCATGACAGCAACAGATGTAGGGTTGTGGGCTGCTTTAGATTAAAAGAGTGTTATATAAAGAGTCATAGAAAGCATAAGAAGGGCTGTCTGTTTTTATAGTTCAATCTCCAGAGAATCTGTATTGAACCATAGTACAGAGAAATCGTACAAAATTAAGAATTGTATTTTGAGTAACAAATTACCTCCTGCAATGGCTCCCAACACATTCTTAAACTTTAacatgatttcaaataaaatataaagtatgcagtttattgtagttttttcagatatataaacatgtttataCTGGGATGGGgtaattattttctaattatatcTGCATAACAATTTCATTGTAATTGCATCATGCCAAATTACTTTTAGAACAGAATGTATTGCTTGGAGGCTTACTGTCTGTGTTTCCAATCTATTCATAATGATCTTTTTGCTTAAGTTCAGATTGTGATAATAGTTAAAAGAATAGTGTTTTTATATCTTATCTGATAACAGATTCCCTCCCCCCTGAATTCAAAAGATAGTTTGCTTTTATAGAGGATTCCATGTCAAGGCATATACAATACTTAAAATTACTCCAGAAGTTCACTTCAGTTCACTTTAACTAACATTCCCATAACTTTAACAATTTGAATTTCCTGTTTGACACAGCTGCTTATCCAGAGGGCTGTTTTAATGAGTCTGGCAGGTGAAGTGAAAAGCCCACACTTTTATCCTTGCAGTGGCATTCATTAATTTGCTAATTGAAATTGTATGCAACCTAttgcctatttatttttaaattactagaaactaaacaaatacaaaatcggCCTCT from Polyodon spathula isolate WHYD16114869_AA chromosome 11, ASM1765450v1, whole genome shotgun sequence encodes the following:
- the nxph2a gene encoding neurexophilin-2, with product MKYLHSICLILAHCFIQVVTYDKTQLPTTELIEWRETDNEETLANSVANSPVVNPLRLFASGSQVLKQNIKDITHLENVEDFWDWLANRTDVHENHVRTKRRPIVKTGKFKKMFGWGDFHSNIKTVKLNLLITGKIVDHGNGTFSVYFRHNSTGLGNVSVSLVPPSKVVEFEISQQSTLETKDSKAFNCRTEYEKTDRAKKTALCSFDPSKVCYQEQTQSHVSWLCSKPFKVICIYIAFYSVDYKLVQKVCPDYNYHSDTPYFSSG